From a single Nitrospira sp. genomic region:
- the cysC gene encoding adenylyl-sulfate kinase, with product MSMQSKDVPNVVRHPVSLMRAHRESRNGHRGVIVWLTGLSGSGKSTLAYSVEEVLHGCGFQTVVLDGDHFRHGLCRDLGFSPQDRRENIRRVGEVAKLFMETGTIVLTAFISPYRADREKVRGLVGFGDFIEVYCNASIEVCEGRDPKGLYRKARLGQIAEFTGISSPYEVPYDPEITVDSGVAEVGVCVQQIIVGITKRGICQLPLASR from the coding sequence ATGAGCATGCAATCTAAGGATGTGCCCAATGTTGTTCGGCATCCTGTGTCCCTCATGAGGGCTCATCGGGAATCCAGAAACGGGCATCGAGGAGTAATCGTATGGTTGACCGGATTGTCCGGATCCGGCAAATCAACACTGGCCTATTCGGTCGAGGAAGTACTTCACGGGTGCGGCTTCCAGACTGTCGTGCTGGATGGAGACCATTTCCGCCACGGTTTATGTCGCGATCTTGGCTTTTCCCCGCAAGATCGCCGGGAAAATATTCGTCGGGTTGGCGAAGTAGCAAAATTATTTATGGAAACCGGTACTATTGTGCTCACGGCCTTTATTTCCCCCTATCGTGCAGATCGTGAAAAGGTTCGCGGATTAGTAGGATTTGGAGACTTCATTGAGGTGTATTGCAATGCATCGATCGAAGTCTGCGAAGGGCGTGATCCGAAGGGGCTTTATCGAAAGGCTCGTCTAGGTCAAATTGCTGAATTTACGGGGATCTCATCTCCGTATGAAGTTCCGTACGATCCCGAGATCACCGTTGACAGCGGAGTTGCGGAGGTAGGTGTCTGCGTACAGCAAATTATTGTAGGAATAACGAAGCGCGGTATCTGTCAATTGCCACTGGCTTCAAGATGA
- a CDS encoding NAD(P)-dependent oxidoreductase, giving the protein MNFNILVTGGAGYLGSTMVPDLLQLGHKVTVLDSFMYKQSSLNHLCHHSNFSVVRGDIRIESVMAPLIKKADIVIPLAALVGAPMCSQDPVGATTVNHDAIILMLKLLSKQQMVLMPTTNSAYGTGDENNFCTEESPLNPISIYAKEKVGIEKELMKRENAISFRLATVFGMSPRMRIDLLVNDFTYRAVYDRFVVLFESSFKRNYVHVRDVSRVFQHAISNFDKMKGQIYNVGLSDANVSKRELCEHIQKQVPDFVFLDAPVGKDPDQRNYIVSNAKIEATGFKPMYSLDAGISDLIKGYTMLKNTRYGNV; this is encoded by the coding sequence ATGAATTTCAACATCCTTGTCACGGGCGGTGCGGGTTATCTTGGCTCTACCATGGTCCCAGATCTTCTTCAGCTCGGCCACAAGGTGACGGTGTTGGACAGCTTCATGTACAAGCAGTCCAGCCTCAACCATCTGTGCCACCATTCCAACTTTTCTGTTGTGCGAGGGGATATCCGCATCGAAAGTGTCATGGCTCCGTTGATCAAAAAGGCCGATATCGTGATTCCGTTGGCCGCGCTGGTGGGGGCGCCGATGTGCAGCCAGGACCCGGTGGGCGCGACCACCGTCAACCATGACGCCATCATTCTGATGCTGAAGCTGCTGTCCAAGCAGCAGATGGTCCTGATGCCCACCACCAACAGCGCCTACGGCACCGGCGATGAAAATAACTTCTGTACCGAGGAGTCGCCGCTCAATCCAATTTCAATCTATGCGAAGGAAAAAGTCGGAATCGAGAAAGAACTGATGAAGCGGGAGAACGCGATCAGTTTTCGTCTGGCCACGGTGTTCGGGATGTCGCCACGCATGCGGATCGATTTGCTGGTGAACGATTTTACGTACCGGGCTGTCTATGATCGCTTTGTGGTGTTGTTTGAAAGTTCCTTCAAACGCAATTACGTCCATGTGCGAGACGTCTCGCGTGTGTTCCAACATGCCATTTCAAACTTCGACAAGATGAAAGGCCAGATCTACAACGTCGGACTGTCTGATGCCAATGTGTCGAAGCGAGAGTTGTGCGAACACATCCAGAAGCAGGTGCCTGACTTCGTGTTCCTTGATGCCCCGGTCGGTAAAGATCCGGATCAGCGTAACTATATCGTGTCCAACGCCAAAATCGAAGCCACTGGGTTCAAGCCGATGTACTCGCTTGACGCGGGAATCAGCGACTTGATCAAGGGATATACGATGCTCAAGAACACGCGCTATGGGAATGTGTGA
- a CDS encoding nucleotidyltransferase family protein — protein sequence MPSAVILAGGLGTRLRSAVPDLPKPMAPISGRPFLEYQLDYWISQGVSRFVLSVGYRHKAITEHFGPRYNGVDLEYAIEEQPLGTGGAFLLAAEKTGLREPFLLLNGDTYFGVDWSVLNAYAMEHDADWCLSLFRTSEQGRYMGIELSSEGRITSLKSGVEQGPRLANGGVYWVHPRVLSGVWRVGVKLSLEDDVFPAGFAAGQRLFGLEFTETFIDIGVPDDYHRAATLLAG from the coding sequence ATGCCCTCGGCCGTGATTCTTGCCGGCGGGCTCGGGACCAGGTTGCGCAGTGCTGTGCCCGACCTTCCGAAGCCCATGGCTCCGATCAGCGGACGCCCATTTCTTGAATATCAACTCGATTATTGGATCAGCCAGGGCGTGAGCCGATTCGTGTTGTCTGTTGGGTACCGACATAAAGCTATCACGGAGCATTTCGGGCCTCGATACAACGGTGTGGACCTAGAGTACGCTATTGAGGAACAACCATTAGGGACTGGCGGTGCGTTTCTGCTTGCCGCAGAGAAAACCGGCCTTCGCGAACCGTTTTTGCTTCTGAATGGAGACACCTACTTCGGGGTGGACTGGAGTGTGTTGAATGCCTATGCCATGGAACATGACGCAGACTGGTGCTTATCGTTGTTCAGAACGAGTGAGCAGGGGCGGTACATGGGCATCGAGCTGTCGTCTGAGGGACGGATCACGTCGTTGAAGTCTGGCGTAGAGCAAGGGCCTCGCCTTGCCAACGGGGGAGTCTATTGGGTACATCCACGCGTCCTGTCAGGGGTTTGGCGCGTGGGTGTCAAGCTGTCGTTGGAAGACGACGTATTCCCTGCCGGTTTTGCCGCCGGCCAGCGGTTATTTGGGCTCGAATTCACGGAGACGTTTATCGACATCGGAGTGCCTGACGACTATCATCGAGCCGCCACCCTGCTAGCTGGCTAG
- a CDS encoding DegT/DnrJ/EryC1/StrS aminotransferase family protein codes for MRNNILREDLDAVIEHLKQEDPILTHGSNVRAFEAEWSAWLGVTHSVFVNSGASANLLTMAVLKIRYPEGGEVIVPPLAWVSDIASVLQNGFTPVFVDIDPRTLGMDPDKICAAITERTRAVFLTHVQGFNGLEDRLLNELQQRRVPLIEDVCESHGATHHGRKLGSFGWISNFSFYYAHHMSTIEGGMICTNDQEVYQQVRMLRSHGMVREANDPAVQAAYRSANPELNPDFIFAFPAYNTRNTEIGGILGRSQLKRLDRNVKRRTENLLRFLRQLDADRYRTDFKVEGSSNYAFNLILTRPDNALVERLMRVMREAGIEFRRGSAGGGNQIRQPYLKGVVPNDHHLQFPETERVHFYGFYIGNYPDLHDEEIDELCKVLNSA; via the coding sequence ATGCGCAACAATATCCTTCGTGAAGATCTGGATGCGGTGATCGAGCATCTCAAACAGGAAGATCCGATCCTGACGCACGGCTCGAATGTGCGGGCGTTTGAGGCTGAATGGTCGGCGTGGCTGGGAGTGACGCACAGTGTCTTCGTCAATTCCGGAGCCTCGGCGAATCTCTTGACGATGGCCGTCCTAAAAATCCGTTACCCCGAGGGTGGGGAGGTGATCGTGCCGCCGTTAGCATGGGTCTCCGATATCGCATCGGTCTTGCAGAATGGGTTCACGCCGGTCTTTGTTGATATCGATCCTCGAACTCTGGGGATGGATCCGGACAAGATTTGCGCCGCGATCACGGAACGGACCCGCGCAGTCTTCTTGACCCATGTGCAAGGCTTTAATGGGCTGGAGGACCGGCTATTGAACGAGTTGCAGCAGCGGCGTGTTCCACTGATCGAGGACGTGTGCGAGTCCCATGGGGCCACGCACCATGGCCGGAAGCTGGGAAGTTTTGGATGGATCTCGAATTTTTCCTTTTACTACGCGCACCATATGAGCACAATTGAGGGGGGTATGATCTGCACGAATGATCAGGAGGTGTATCAGCAGGTCCGTATGCTGCGGTCTCATGGCATGGTTCGGGAGGCCAACGATCCGGCGGTCCAAGCGGCCTACCGATCTGCTAATCCAGAATTGAATCCTGATTTCATTTTTGCATTTCCAGCCTATAACACTAGGAATACAGAGATCGGCGGCATCCTGGGTCGAAGCCAACTGAAGCGTCTGGATCGTAACGTAAAGCGTCGGACGGAAAACCTCTTGCGATTTCTGCGGCAGCTTGATGCCGATCGATACCGCACCGATTTCAAGGTTGAAGGGTCAAGTAATTACGCCTTCAATCTCATCCTGACACGTCCGGACAACGCATTGGTTGAGCGCCTCATGAGAGTAATGCGCGAGGCGGGCATCGAGTTTCGACGTGGGAGTGCGGGTGGTGGTAATCAAATTCGCCAGCCGTATCTAAAAGGCGTTGTGCCGAATGATCACCATCTGCAGTTTCCGGAAACCGAGCGCGTGCACTTTTATGGTTTCTACATCGGAAACTATCCGGATCTGCATGATGAGGAGATCGATGAGTTGTGCAAGGTACTAAACTCCGCGTGA